CCTCTGTTTTAGTTTCATATATATGACTTACTCCAAGTTGAACTGCAAAGCCCATTCGATGTAATACCTTCATTGGCTGCTCTTGTACGTGGGTTAAACAAAGCTTTATATTATTCGCATCACAATGTTTAAGTAATCTGGTTAATGCATCTATTGCAGAAGCATCTATCGCATGGGTATGTCTCATATCCAAAATTACAACCCCAACAGAAGCTTCAATTTCTTTTATCTTACAAATAAATTCTTGTGCAACTCCAAAAAACATTGGACCATTTACTTGATATACTCGTATTCTTCCATCTGTTTTTTCTAATATTGCAGTTGTTTCTTCATCAAAAACTTTTTCCTCTACTAAATCTCTGATTTGTGTAGTATCTGATATTCTCTTCATAAATAAAAATGCTGTCATGACCATTCCAATACCTATAGCAACTACTAAATCAAATATAACAGTTCCTATAAATGTAACTAATAATACAATAACATCACTTTTAGGTGCTTTTAATAAGCCTTTAAAAGCTCTCCATTGTGACATATTATATGATACAACTGCTAATATTGCAGCAAGCACAGTCATTGGTACCATTTTAGCAAGAGGCATTAAAATTAACATAGTAATTAATAATGTTATAGCATGTACCATTCCTGCTATAGGACTTCTTCCTCCTGTTCTTACGTTAGCAGCAGTTCTTGCTATAGCACCTGTAGCAGGTATTCCGCCAAATAATCCTGATGTAATATTAGCTATCCCTTGCGCCACAAGTTCCATATTAGAATCATGAGTATCTCCAATCATTCCGTCTGCTACTACTGCTGACAGCAATGATTCTAAAGCAGCTAAAATAGCAATTGTCATGGCAGGACTGAATAATTTATTTATTACACTCATGCTAAGCTGTGGCAACACAGGCGCTGATATTGTTGATGAAATATCTTGAAATCTGCTTCCTATTGTATCTACTGGGAAATCTAACAGCTTTACAGCAAGAGTTGCTAAAATTAATGCAATCATAGATCCTGGTATAGTTTTATTAATCTTAGGCCAAACAATTATTATAATAACAGAAATTATTCCAATTGCTAGAGAATATATATTTAGTGTTCCCATATTAGAAAAATAACTGTTCCATTTTGCAAAAAACTCTGCTGGTACATTATCAATTTTTAAACCTAAAAAATCTTTAACTTGTGTTGACATTAATGTTACAGCTATACCTGCTGTAAATCCTATAGTTATTGTTTGAGGTATATACTTAATCAGCGAACCAAACTTTAATAATCCCATTATTATCATTATAATTCCAGCCATTATTGTCGCGGTGATGAGTCCATTTAATCCATATTCCTGAATTATAGAATAAATTATAACAACAAAGGCTCCTGTAGGTCCTCCTATTTGAACTCTACTTCCTCCCAAAAATGAAATAATAAATCCCGCGAAAATAGCAGTTATGAGTCCTTTTTCTGGTGATACACCAGAAGATATTCCAAGTGCTATTGATAATGGTATTGCTATTATAGCTACAATAACACCTGCAATAATATCCTTCATAACTTGTTCTTTAGTAATTTCCCCGTTCTTAATCATAGAAAAGAACTTAGGCATCATTTTTAATCACATCCTTATTCAATTGTTCAAATTTTATATTACTCCTAATCAATATAGTAGTCAAAGCAAAATATTCATTTTTTTGACAATAGGAGTACATTTATGACAATTAAATATAGGATTAACTTTTATATTTCTATTAACTATTTATAACATTATCTAATTTAATTTTTAATTCATCAGTAATATTTACTAATGGAAGCCTAACTTCATCTGAATCTATAAGACCTAACTTTTTCAAACAATATTTCACTGGTGTTGGATTAGGTTCTGCAAATAATAGAGGAATCATATTCTGTAATGATTTCCACTTTTCCAGTGCTTCTTGATGATTATTCGCTCTAATCAAATTGTACACTTCAATAAATTCTTTAGTCTTTAAATGAGCAGAAGACATGATTCCACCTTGTCCTCCCATTGTAAGTGTTGTATAAAAAAGTGCATCTTCGCCTGTTAATATAGAAAAATCCTTTGGTGGATTTAATAATAATTCAATTGTTTGTTTTATATTTCCTGAACAATCTTTTATTGCAACTATATTTTTAAGTTCTGCCAGCCTTTCTACAGTTTCATTTTCAATATTAGTTCCAGTCCTGTAAGGTATATTATATAGTATTATATCTAAATCAGTTGCTTCAGATATACATTTAAAATGTTCGTAAATTCCTCTCTGATTAGGTCTTGAATAATATGGAGCTACAGATAATATACCATTAACTTTGTGCTTTTCCACCACTTTTAATTTACTTACTACCTCACTAGTATTGTTTCCTCCCAATCCAACATATATTGGTACTCTATTATTACAATACTCTAGAGTTTTAGTTAAAACTTCATCATATTCATTTGGTAGAATTGTAGGACATTCACCTGTTGTTGCCAATGGCATAATTCCTGTTACACCTTCTTCAATATAGTGATCAATCATCCTTTTATAAGATTTCAAATCTACTTGTCCATCTTTAAATGGTGTTATTAGTGGCACTAGTACGCCTTCAATTTTCATAATATTACACTCCTCAAATTAGTTTTTAACAAAAGAAAAACCGTTAGCAGGTACTAACGGGCAGAGTTAATCATATAAAGCTTTATTTAAAATCAAAATACAACAATAAATAATAATTTCATTATTATTCTAAATTTGACTAAATCCTTGTTAGCTCTCCACTTTCGTGACAGTCATACATATATTTTATGCATACCCAGAAATAAATTTTTGCATAATTTAAATCTTCGGCCATATTACCTTTCCTTATTAATCAATGTTTGCCAACTCATAATAAGTACTAATTATATATAGCACCTCTACCTAAGGTTTCTGTTATTAAATTACAATAATTATAACATTTAATTAGATTGTTGTAAATGAAACGCTTTTACAGAACGACTGAATATATAATTAAATTGCCTATTAATACTTATAATAAAAAAGATATATTATTTCATTTTCTTATACACTATTTTAATATTTTCTAAAATACTAATTTATTACTTATCTTATAGTCTTTCAATTAACCTTACTTATCTTTATAAATATATTATTATAATTTTTTTGCATAGTATATAGTTAAAAATGCTATAAAAGTTGCAAAAATGCTATTAGAAAACTATATTCCATATCTAATATATAAATAAATTAATCTTTACATAATCAAATATTAATTTATATTTTAAATTTTATACACACATATCCACATAAACAAGAAATAATCCACAAAGAAATTAAATTTATTGTGGATTATTTTTCTATTATGTTAATAATTATATGAACTTTATCTCTTAAATTGCTTTTTAAAACAATTTAAGAATAGAAATAAAAAAAGACAGTTATTACAACTATCTTTTTAACTTACCTCGCAACGTCCTACTCTGCCACACAGTCTCCCATGCAGTACCATCGGCGCTATAGACCTTAACTTTCCTGTTCGGAATGGGAAGGAGTGTTACCTCTATGCCATCATCACGAGATCTTATACAGTTAACAGTTTATGCCCTTTAGGGTATCCTGTGGACAATTCATAGTTAACAATTTTGCTGGATATTCCTTTGGAATATCTTTTTTGAAAGATTTGTTCTTTCAAAATTGCACATAGTTTTTTAATGTATTTTTACAACTTAACTTATTGGTCAAGCCCTCGACCTATTAGTATCAGTCAGCTAAATATGTTACCACACTTACACCTCTGACCTATCAACCTTGTAGTCTTCAAGGGGTCTTACTAGCTTATGCTATGGGAAATCTCATCTTGAGGGGGGCTTCACACTTAGATGCTTTCAGCGTTTATCCCTTCCCGACTTAGCTACCCAGCTATGCTTCTGGCGAAACAACTGGTACACCATAGGTCAGTCCATCCCGGTCCTCTCGTACTAAGGACAGCTCCTCTCAAATTTCCTACGCCCGCGACGGATAGGGACCGAACTGTCTCACGACGTTCTGAACCCAGCTCGCGTGCCGCTTTAATGGGCGAACAGCCCAACCCTTGGGACCTACTTCAGCCCCAGGATGCGACGAGCCGACATCGAGGTGCCAAACCTCCCCGTCGATGTGAACTCTTGGGGGAGATCAGCCTGTTATCCCCGAGGTAGCTTTTATCCGTTGAGCGATGGCCCTCCCACGAGGTACCACCGGATCACTAAGCCCGACTTTCGTCCCTGCTCCACTTGTAGGTGTCGCAGTCAGGCTCCCTTCTGCCTTTGCACTCTTCGAACGATTTCCGACCGTTCTGAGGGAACCTTTGGGCGCCTCCGTTACATTTTAGGAGGCGACCGCCCCAGTCAAACTGCCCACCTAACAATGTCCTGTCACCAGTTTCATGGCATCCAGTTAGAACTTCAATACTATCAGGGTGGTATCCCAACAACGACTCCACTAAAGCTGACGCCCTAGTTTCCCAGTCTCCCACCTATCCTGTACAGACAATACCGAAATTCAATGCTAAGCTACAGTAAAGCTCTACGGGGTCTTTCCGTCCAATCGCGGGTAGCGAGCATCTTCACTCGCACTACAACTTCGCCGGATTTGCAGTTGAGACAGTGCACAAGTCATTACGCCATTCGTGCGGGTCAGAACTTACCTGACAAGGAATTTCGCTACCTTAGGACCGTTATAGTTACGGCCGCCGTTTACTGGGGCTTAAGTTCATACCTTCGCATTACTGCTAAGTATTCCCCTTAACCTTCCAGCACCGGGCAGGCGTCAGCCCCTATACATCAGCTTTCGCTTTAGCAGAGACCTGTGTTTTTGTTAAACAGTTGCTTGTGCCTATTCTCTGCGACCTGCTTTCGCAGGCACCCCTTCTCCCGAAGTTACGGGGTCAATTTGCCTAGTTCCTTAACTGCAATTCTTCCGTCGGCCTTAGGA
The window above is part of the Clostridium saccharoperbutylacetonicum N1-4(HMT) genome. Proteins encoded here:
- a CDS encoding SulP family inorganic anion transporter; this translates as MMPKFFSMIKNGEITKEQVMKDIIAGVIVAIIAIPLSIALGISSGVSPEKGLITAIFAGFIISFLGGSRVQIGGPTGAFVVIIYSIIQEYGLNGLITATIMAGIIMIIMGLLKFGSLIKYIPQTITIGFTAGIAVTLMSTQVKDFLGLKIDNVPAEFFAKWNSYFSNMGTLNIYSLAIGIISVIIIIVWPKINKTIPGSMIALILATLAVKLLDFPVDTIGSRFQDISSTISAPVLPQLSMSVINKLFSPAMTIAILAALESLLSAVVADGMIGDTHDSNMELVAQGIANITSGLFGGIPATGAIARTAANVRTGGRSPIAGMVHAITLLITMLILMPLAKMVPMTVLAAILAVVSYNMSQWRAFKGLLKAPKSDVIVLLVTFIGTVIFDLVVAIGIGMVMTAFLFMKRISDTTQIRDLVEEKVFDEETTAILEKTDGRIRVYQVNGPMFFGVAQEFICKIKEIEASVGVVILDMRHTHAIDASAIDALTRLLKHCDANNIKLCLTHVQEQPMKVLHRMGFAVQLGVSHIYETKTEAIEKAYDYLEQLEA
- the dapA gene encoding 4-hydroxy-tetrahydrodipicolinate synthase codes for the protein MKIEGVLVPLITPFKDGQVDLKSYKRMIDHYIEEGVTGIMPLATTGECPTILPNEYDEVLTKTLEYCNNRVPIYVGLGGNNTSEVVSKLKVVEKHKVNGILSVAPYYSRPNQRGIYEHFKCISEATDLDIILYNIPYRTGTNIENETVERLAELKNIVAIKDCSGNIKQTIELLLNPPKDFSILTGEDALFYTTLTMGGQGGIMSSAHLKTKEFIEVYNLIRANNHQEALEKWKSLQNMIPLLFAEPNPTPVKYCLKKLGLIDSDEVRLPLVNITDELKIKLDNVINS